A window of Sphingobacterium sp. SRCM116780 contains these coding sequences:
- a CDS encoding M20 family metallopeptidase, which translates to MKTLLLLICCSFSLLCSAQKQNMELKQSIKNNTEDIFKSLVALRRDFHQHPELAGGEKVTKDKIINYLLSLGLEVKANGYGNSVIGILRGKKPGPAIGWRSDMDALPMDESTDSEFKSNNKGVSHGCGHDVHMTIALGIAQVLKKYKNDFSGTLYFIFQPEEESFIGAKRMVEGKHIDSLQLNEIYGLHVTALPVGDIMVRPNEIFAYQRRLQVQFNSVVEKEKLIQLKEAISTQISRVNTTTSPADISKMVDPNLGLGNPNTIFADYLFVSNFSMSHDNENGKLSFDVYETDKNKISNLVSTVEKIIENKGLKERWQSISFIMDNPTVQNDSSLTSNAFQQMDRLKLSYGQAPYFNDDFAYFQKEIPGVYFLLGGSNIEKGIIAMNHAPNFQVDEACIQVAVQEFSSFLLHRMKL; encoded by the coding sequence ATGAAAACATTACTTCTTTTGATTTGCTGTAGCTTTTCTCTGCTCTGTTCAGCTCAAAAACAAAACATGGAACTGAAACAATCCATTAAAAACAATACCGAAGATATTTTCAAATCACTGGTTGCCTTAAGGAGAGATTTTCATCAACATCCAGAACTTGCTGGAGGAGAAAAAGTCACAAAAGATAAGATCATCAACTACCTATTGTCCTTAGGTTTAGAAGTAAAAGCAAACGGTTATGGCAATAGTGTGATTGGCATATTAAGAGGTAAAAAACCAGGTCCAGCTATAGGATGGCGATCTGATATGGATGCTTTACCCATGGATGAAAGTACGGATTCCGAATTCAAATCCAACAACAAGGGCGTGTCTCATGGATGTGGGCATGATGTCCATATGACTATTGCGCTAGGCATTGCCCAAGTACTTAAAAAGTATAAAAACGATTTTAGTGGAACATTATATTTCATCTTTCAGCCCGAGGAAGAGAGCTTTATCGGAGCCAAAAGAATGGTGGAAGGAAAACACATCGATAGTCTACAACTGAATGAAATTTATGGTCTACATGTCACCGCTTTACCTGTTGGTGATATTATGGTAAGACCAAATGAAATATTTGCTTACCAAAGAAGATTGCAGGTACAATTCAATTCCGTTGTGGAGAAAGAAAAGTTAATCCAATTAAAGGAAGCTATTTCTACACAGATTTCTCGGGTCAATACCACAACTAGTCCTGCTGATATCAGTAAAATGGTGGATCCGAATCTGGGTTTAGGAAATCCGAATACCATATTTGCAGACTACCTGTTTGTCAGCAATTTTTCCATGTCGCACGATAACGAAAATGGCAAATTGAGTTTTGATGTCTATGAAACAGATAAAAATAAAATTTCAAATCTAGTATCAACAGTCGAAAAAATTATTGAAAATAAGGGTCTAAAAGAACGTTGGCAATCCATTTCCTTTATCATGGATAACCCAACCGTTCAAAATGATAGCAGTTTAACTTCGAATGCCTTTCAACAGATGGATCGGTTAAAACTTAGCTATGGACAAGCCCCTTATTTCAATGATGATTTTGCTTATTTCCAAAAAGAAATACCAGGTGTCTATTTTCTTTTAGGTGGCTCTAACATCGAAAAGGGAATAATTGCGATGAATCATGCACCTAACTTTCAGGTAGATGAGGCATGTATCCAAGTTGCCGTTCAAGAATTCTCCTCTTTTTTGCTTCACCGGATGAAATTGTAA
- a CDS encoding sce7725 family protein, translating to MYFPYLRGKQFELIALRELAALPLNPNKIIPIVEPVKIGLKSISTALKVLKQFEVKIQLIVNPKVGQLVGKTDEIITFISEQIAQGIDNIIPTFLIEGDSDVVLLQNVAQDQGFDKTGYALIHMAPVRKLEELSKYSQDTTCLYNTIHINHVFALRRKFRVETLGILGDYFRKQRVNADYANDLDESFSSDCFYYRNEGFAVFSDYQSIGDSWIEGGMLPKAVVIHLTYRDPGQDEIRIHHFVSNTNDDTLDVAGKFYEALTKLVNFCNQLELKDSLAIKSFRDLHAREAFPGLGVVKKLSIMHHIELIQGLI from the coding sequence ATGTATTTCCCTTATCTTAGAGGTAAGCAGTTTGAACTAATCGCTTTACGCGAATTAGCGGCTTTGCCTTTAAACCCTAATAAAATTATTCCTATTGTTGAACCTGTGAAAATAGGTTTAAAATCTATTTCAACAGCTCTAAAAGTGTTGAAACAATTCGAGGTGAAAATACAATTAATTGTCAATCCCAAAGTTGGTCAATTAGTAGGAAAGACGGATGAGATTATAACCTTTATTAGTGAGCAAATTGCACAAGGAATAGATAATATTATACCAACATTTTTGATTGAGGGAGATTCTGACGTGGTTTTATTACAAAATGTTGCTCAGGATCAAGGTTTTGATAAGACGGGCTATGCACTAATTCATATGGCTCCAGTACGGAAATTAGAGGAGTTAAGTAAATATTCGCAGGATACTACCTGCTTGTATAACACGATTCATATCAATCATGTATTTGCGTTAAGGCGTAAGTTCAGAGTAGAAACTTTGGGTATTTTAGGTGATTATTTTAGAAAACAAAGAGTCAACGCCGATTATGCCAATGATTTGGATGAATCATTTTCAAGTGATTGTTTTTACTATCGAAATGAAGGCTTTGCAGTTTTCTCAGATTATCAATCCATTGGAGACAGCTGGATAGAAGGAGGAATGTTACCCAAAGCTGTTGTCATTCATTTAACCTATCGTGATCCAGGACAAGATGAAATCCGTATTCATCATTTTGTTTCCAATACGAATGATGACACGCTTGATGTAGCAGGTAAATTTTATGAAGCATTGACAAAATTAGTTAACTTTTGTAACCAACTAGAGTTAAAGGACAGTTTGGCAATAAAATCTTTTCGTGATCTGCATGCACGCGAGGCATTTCCAGGACTTGGAGTCGTCAAAAAGCTTTCCATTATGCATCATATCGAATTAATTCAGGGATTAATTTAA
- a CDS encoding thermonuclease family protein, which translates to MNIIKISIKYFLSFLILFLPIICFCGIIKGKVVRVSDGDTITILDSTNTQIRVRFYGIDCPEKGQDFANVARQFTSDLCFSKMVTVDVKDIDRYGRRVGIVWTSDSVDVNLALLKSGLAWHYKMFDKSDEFAQAEHLAQLNKSGLWRQRNAVRPWEYRRSKKLRLI; encoded by the coding sequence ATGAATATTATTAAGATAAGTATCAAATATTTTCTTTCCTTTCTTATACTTTTTCTACCAATCATTTGCTTTTGCGGAATTATTAAAGGTAAAGTTGTTCGAGTTTCAGATGGTGATACGATAACCATTCTTGATTCAACCAATACGCAAATCAGAGTTCGCTTTTATGGAATTGATTGTCCTGAAAAAGGACAAGATTTTGCAAATGTAGCGAGGCAGTTTACGTCAGACTTATGTTTTTCTAAAATGGTAACTGTTGATGTTAAAGATATCGATCGGTATGGAAGAAGAGTTGGCATCGTCTGGACGAGTGACTCTGTTGATGTCAATTTAGCATTACTAAAATCAGGTCTTGCTTGGCATTATAAGATGTTTGATAAATCGGATGAGTTTGCTCAGGCGGAACATTTGGCACAACTTAATAAATCTGGTTTGTGGAGACAACGTAACGCCGTAAGACCTTGGGAGTATAGGAGGAGTAAGAAGTTAAGACTTATATAG
- a CDS encoding sugar O-acetyltransferase produces the protein MTEKEKCAQGLLYDANYDEDLKQERLNCKDLCSEYNQMKSSALEERTILIRKIIKKTKNSFYIEPSFWCDYGYNIELGENFYSNHNLVILDCAKVAFGDNVFIGPNCSFYTAGHPIDVEQRNKGLEYARPIRVGDNVWFGGNVVVLPGVTIGDNCVIGAGSVVTKDIPSNTIAVGNPCKVLKEIS, from the coding sequence ATGACCGAAAAGGAAAAATGCGCACAAGGTTTGTTGTACGACGCCAATTATGATGAGGATTTAAAACAGGAACGTTTAAACTGCAAAGATCTGTGCTCGGAATATAATCAAATGAAAAGTTCAGCACTTGAGGAACGCACTATACTCATCAGAAAAATCATAAAAAAAACTAAAAATAGCTTTTATATCGAGCCATCGTTTTGGTGTGACTATGGTTATAATATCGAGCTTGGCGAAAACTTTTATTCCAATCATAACCTCGTTATTTTAGATTGCGCAAAAGTAGCTTTTGGTGACAATGTTTTTATTGGCCCCAATTGCAGCTTTTATACGGCCGGTCACCCTATCGATGTAGAACAAAGAAACAAAGGCCTAGAATATGCACGGCCGATAAGGGTAGGCGATAATGTTTGGTTTGGTGGAAATGTCGTGGTTTTGCCTGGTGTGACTATCGGAGATAACTGTGTCATCGGGGCAGGAAGCGTGGTTACCAAAGATATTCCGAGCAATACGATTGCTGTAGGAAACCCATGTAAAGTGTTAAAAGAAATTAGTTAA
- a CDS encoding 5'-nucleotidase encodes MPLDLSDVLVIGVSSRALFNLEVENEIFNQQGISGYRKYQQDHENEALEPGTAFHLVQSLLHLNSNAKKRIVEVVVMSRNSPETGVRIMNSLRDHHLDITRIALSGGEPLAAYIDAFDIDLFLSKDEKDVQTVIDSKTCAAAYIYEPPTEFKPLDNRVKIAFDADAVIFSDESENRYKKEGIEAFHKHEQENEDVPLQEGPFAKLLIKLSKIQEQIPGTIELSPLRIAIVTARNAPSHMRVIKTLRKWGVYVDEAYFLGGLSKDKVLKAFGAHIFFDDQDVHLKDSSKFVPSGRVPYAFDSPLNNLDTTTLKVE; translated from the coding sequence ATGCCATTAGATTTATCAGATGTATTAGTGATTGGGGTTTCTAGTCGTGCCCTTTTTAATTTAGAAGTTGAAAATGAAATATTCAATCAACAAGGAATATCAGGATATAGAAAATATCAGCAAGATCACGAAAATGAAGCTTTAGAGCCTGGAACGGCCTTTCATTTAGTACAAAGTTTACTGCATCTTAATTCTAATGCAAAAAAAAGAATAGTTGAAGTAGTAGTAATGTCACGAAACAGCCCTGAAACAGGTGTGCGTATTATGAATTCTTTAAGAGATCATCATTTAGATATAACTCGAATTGCCTTGAGTGGAGGGGAACCATTAGCTGCCTATATTGATGCTTTTGATATCGATCTTTTTCTAAGCAAAGACGAAAAAGATGTACAAACTGTTATAGACTCAAAAACTTGTGCAGCTGCATACATATATGAACCCCCAACGGAATTTAAACCTTTAGATAATCGAGTGAAAATTGCATTTGATGCAGATGCTGTCATATTTTCTGACGAATCTGAAAACAGATATAAAAAAGAAGGAATAGAAGCTTTTCACAAACACGAACAAGAAAATGAAGATGTTCCTCTACAAGAAGGACCGTTTGCCAAATTATTGATTAAACTATCAAAAATTCAAGAACAGATTCCTGGTACTATTGAATTATCTCCATTAAGAATTGCTATTGTAACGGCAAGAAATGCACCCTCGCATATGAGAGTTATTAAAACGTTACGTAAATGGGGAGTATATGTTGATGAAGCCTACTTCCTAGGAGGGCTTTCTAAAGATAAAGTTTTAAAAGCTTTTGGAGCACATATTTTCTTTGATGATCAAGATGTACATCTGAAAGACTCGTCGAAGTTTGTTCCATCCGGACGAGTACCTTATGCATTTGATTCCCCATTGAATAATTTGGATACAACTACTTTAAAAGTAGAATAA
- a CDS encoding HpaII family restriction endonuclease translates to MLTGNKGEWSEIYALFKLLGDGKMYAGDGDLNRVANLVYPIISILRKEPVDDFSYTIDNTNVNIIDSKGNSITVVAVEFLNKANDLLKAIKTNTKTFAIPEIESFMNTINSHSLKAKSTAKTDITIIIHDLRTGIQPVLGFSIKSRLGSPSTLLNAGETTNFVYKVENSNLSSTEIERINNIDSRQKLKDRITAIGNTGSTLRFVGTQKQVFQNNLILIDSMLPQILSSLLLLSAELGDSNLERLCEKLEERNPLNFDTSTAHLYYNYKLKRLLVDIALGMMPGKIWNGIYEANGGYLVVKENGDVLCYHVYNRNEFEDYLLKNTKLETPSTTKHKFGLIYQENGENFFKLNLQIRFI, encoded by the coding sequence ATGCTGACAGGAAACAAAGGAGAATGGAGTGAAATTTATGCATTGTTCAAACTGTTGGGTGATGGCAAAATGTATGCTGGCGATGGCGATCTAAATAGAGTCGCAAACCTTGTTTATCCGATAATCAGTATTTTAAGAAAAGAACCCGTTGACGATTTTTCATATACGATAGATAATACAAATGTTAATATCATCGATTCAAAAGGAAATTCAATAACTGTAGTTGCAGTTGAGTTTTTAAACAAAGCAAATGATTTGCTAAAGGCGATTAAAACAAATACCAAAACATTTGCGATACCTGAAATTGAATCGTTTATGAATACGATCAATTCTCATTCATTAAAAGCAAAATCTACTGCTAAAACAGATATTACGATTATTATACATGATCTAAGAACGGGTATCCAGCCTGTTTTGGGCTTTAGTATAAAATCAAGATTAGGTAGCCCTTCTACCCTATTAAACGCAGGGGAGACGACAAACTTTGTTTATAAAGTTGAAAATTCTAATCTTAGTTCAACTGAAATTGAGCGAATCAATAATATCGACAGTAGGCAAAAATTAAAGGATAGGATTACAGCCATAGGCAATACGGGATCAACACTAAGATTTGTCGGAACGCAAAAACAAGTTTTTCAAAATAATCTGATTTTGATAGATAGTATGCTTCCACAAATTCTTTCTTCTTTATTACTACTTTCAGCTGAATTGGGTGATTCAAACCTGGAAAGACTCTGTGAAAAACTAGAAGAGAGAAACCCCTTAAATTTTGACACAAGCACCGCTCATTTGTATTACAATTATAAATTAAAAAGACTGTTAGTTGACATTGCACTAGGAATGATGCCTGGTAAAATTTGGAATGGAATCTACGAAGCAAATGGTGGTTATCTTGTGGTAAAAGAAAACGGTGATGTACTTTGCTACCATGTATATAATAGAAATGAATTTGAAGATTACTTACTGAAAAACACCAAGTTAGAAACACCCAGTACAACTAAGCATAAATTTGGTCTGATTTATCAAGAGAATGGTGAAAATTTCTTCAAATTAAATCTCCAAATAAGATTTATCTAA
- the yidD gene encoding membrane protein insertion efficiency factor YidD translates to MKYLLIILIKIYWQLIPRNKRRCCIFRVSCSQYVYQQSKQKGLIDGLKALHYRISNCRGGFQLFDHPIDGSKMILLPTGEVLEEHQIATHFLHKN, encoded by the coding sequence GTGAAGTACCTGTTGATTATTTTGATTAAAATCTACTGGCAGCTTATTCCTCGCAACAAACGAAGATGCTGTATCTTTCGAGTCAGCTGTTCCCAATATGTTTATCAGCAGAGCAAACAAAAAGGGTTGATAGACGGATTGAAGGCCCTTCATTATCGGATAAGCAACTGCAGAGGTGGATTCCAACTTTTTGATCATCCTATTGATGGATCAAAAATGATACTTTTACCCACAGGAGAGGTATTAGAAGAGCATCAAATAGCAACGCATTTTCTCCATAAAAATTAA
- a CDS encoding DUF4177 domain-containing protein: MEYRVVPFTAILNPKLITADNVADQLAQIIVNYGSQGWDYVRLESVSTYISPNSGCFGLGARPGYMSAYQMVVFSRKSL; the protein is encoded by the coding sequence ATGGAATACAGAGTAGTACCCTTTACAGCCATCTTAAATCCCAAACTGATTACAGCAGACAATGTTGCAGATCAATTAGCGCAGATCATCGTAAATTATGGCTCCCAGGGGTGGGACTATGTCAGATTAGAGAGCGTCTCTACCTATATAAGTCCAAATTCAGGTTGCTTTGGATTGGGGGCAAGACCTGGATATATGTCCGCTTATCAAATGGTCGTTTTTAGTAGAAAATCCCTGTGA
- a CDS encoding helix-turn-helix domain-containing protein, translating to MVDINFEKDYKLIGENIRKIRKSLNLTQEQLAKRSGEKFDHAKISDIERAKEDFQFITLLKICKGLEITLADLITYKGK from the coding sequence ATGGTAGACATAAATTTTGAAAAGGATTATAAACTCATTGGCGAAAACATACGGAAAATAAGGAAATCTTTAAATCTTACACAAGAACAATTAGCTAAAAGAAGTGGTGAAAAATTTGATCACGCGAAAATAAGTGATATAGAAAGGGCTAAAGAAGATTTTCAATTTATAACGCTATTGAAGATATGTAAAGGTCTTGAAATTACATTGGCAGATTTAATTACTTATAAAGGGAAATAA
- a CDS encoding sce7726 family protein produces the protein MQPCPTYDKAQLRELASLVSHAAFKKLGNSTNQSTYIRRMKKSIGWDNTETAKPRCLSDLISYSYQILEQQYRHEYIYKNKLLNDFVMEYYAMDDTILLNEFRIGQSIADAVLINGTNKVFEIKTELDTPERLESQLNDYYKAFTEVYLFTHISLLDKYLSILPNYVGVLIYTEEGEVAQFRPAINNKEFLDASFMMASLRKPEYSRLVKELVGFLPEVTPVFYYRACLTVLNELPIEDVQSMYCHILKNRIDKQTNMYLTQGDLPSFVNFSFYQAKYNKKAYLTMINNLSKNLL, from the coding sequence ATGCAACCATGCCCCACATATGATAAAGCACAATTGCGTGAATTGGCCTCTTTAGTGTCTCATGCGGCATTTAAGAAGCTAGGCAATAGCACCAATCAGTCGACATATATCCGTCGTATGAAGAAGTCTATTGGCTGGGATAATACGGAGACAGCAAAACCAAGATGCCTGAGCGATTTGATATCCTATTCTTATCAAATACTGGAGCAACAATATAGACATGAGTACATCTATAAAAACAAATTGCTGAATGATTTTGTCATGGAATATTACGCCATGGATGATACCATTCTACTCAATGAATTTCGTATCGGTCAATCCATTGCCGATGCGGTACTCATTAATGGTACTAACAAGGTTTTTGAAATCAAGACCGAACTAGATACACCCGAACGTCTAGAAAGTCAATTGAATGACTATTACAAAGCATTTACCGAAGTTTATTTGTTTACACATATCTCCCTATTGGACAAGTATCTCAGTATACTCCCAAACTATGTAGGTGTATTGATCTATACAGAAGAAGGAGAGGTCGCTCAATTTCGTCCAGCTATCAATAATAAAGAATTTCTAGATGCTAGCTTTATGATGGCTTCCTTGCGTAAACCCGAATATAGCAGACTCGTTAAGGAGTTAGTAGGCTTTCTACCCGAAGTAACACCTGTATTTTATTACCGAGCATGCTTAACGGTTCTGAATGAATTACCTATTGAAGATGTTCAAAGCATGTATTGCCACATCTTGAAGAATCGTATCGACAAGCAAACGAATATGTATCTGACACAAGGAGATCTACCATCTTTTGTGAACTTCTCTTTTTATCAGGCGAAATACAATAAAAAAGCGTATCTTACTATGATTAATAATCTAAGTAAGAACCTATTATAA
- a CDS encoding DNA cytosine methyltransferase encodes MEFKEKISLKYLTERRSKVNPIDPDDYMESALTHFLHNDKNGVSSYFKEGAVTYTQTSLQERFVKQNITIEIAQKALQTDLFEKINVPFVPIKNPKFQFIDLFAGIGGFRLAFQNLGGKCVFTSEWDKEAKRTYLTNFGELPFGDITKEKTKSYIPDGFDVLCAGFPCQAFSIAGKRGGFEDTRGTLFFDVAEIIKRKQPKAFFLENVKGLRNHDKGKTLETILNVLRNDLGYYVPDPQIMNAKDFGVPQNRERIFIVGFHPSTGVTSFIYPKALDRPVSFADVKEREVVPTKYYLSTQYLKTLVEHKARHANKGNGFGYMVIPDENIANAVVCGGMGRERNLVYDDRITDFNPTTKIKGEVNREGIRKMTPREWARLQGFPDEFIISVADASAYKQFGNSVAVPAIQATAKQILKTLNLI; translated from the coding sequence ATGGAATTCAAGGAAAAGATATCTTTAAAATATTTGACAGAAAGACGCAGTAAAGTAAATCCAATTGATCCTGATGATTATATGGAATCTGCTTTAACTCATTTTTTGCATAATGATAAAAACGGTGTATCTAGCTATTTTAAGGAGGGTGCTGTTACTTACACCCAAACATCATTGCAAGAGCGATTTGTAAAACAGAACATCACTATAGAAATAGCACAAAAGGCATTACAGACAGATCTTTTTGAAAAAATAAATGTACCATTTGTTCCTATAAAAAATCCTAAATTTCAATTTATCGATTTATTTGCAGGTATTGGAGGTTTTCGCCTGGCATTCCAAAATTTAGGTGGTAAATGCGTATTTACCAGTGAGTGGGATAAGGAGGCTAAAAGAACTTATTTGACAAATTTTGGAGAATTGCCCTTTGGAGATATCACCAAGGAAAAAACAAAGTCTTATATCCCGGATGGATTTGATGTACTATGTGCTGGATTTCCCTGTCAAGCTTTTTCGATTGCAGGCAAAAGAGGGGGCTTTGAAGATACCCGTGGGACACTATTCTTTGATGTAGCAGAAATTATTAAACGTAAACAGCCTAAGGCTTTCTTTTTGGAGAATGTAAAGGGATTGCGAAATCATGATAAGGGTAAAACCTTAGAAACAATTCTGAATGTTTTACGGAATGATTTAGGTTATTATGTGCCCGACCCGCAAATAATGAATGCTAAAGATTTTGGGGTTCCTCAAAATCGTGAACGTATATTTATTGTAGGTTTTCACCCAAGTACGGGAGTAACTTCTTTTATCTATCCTAAAGCATTGGACAGACCGGTTTCTTTTGCTGATGTCAAAGAAAGAGAGGTGGTTCCAACTAAATACTACTTGTCTACCCAGTACCTGAAAACATTGGTGGAACATAAGGCTCGTCATGCCAATAAGGGTAATGGATTTGGGTATATGGTCATTCCAGATGAAAACATTGCGAATGCTGTAGTGTGTGGTGGCATGGGAAGAGAAAGAAACTTAGTCTATGATGACCGTATAACGGATTTCAATCCTACCACCAAAATAAAAGGTGAAGTAAATCGTGAAGGTATCCGAAAAATGACGCCAAGAGAATGGGCTAGATTGCAGGGGTTTCCTGATGAATTTATCATATCGGTGGCCGATGCTTCTGCATATAAACAATTTGGCAATTCAGTAGCGGTGCCAGCGATTCAGGCAACAGCTAAACAAATTTTAAAAACACTAAATCTGATCTAA
- a CDS encoding very short patch repair endonuclease, whose amino-acid sequence MRTYDDDSEKIYVPRFEEKAGFYTSPKRSYNMSRIKAKNSKPELILRKALWAENIRFRLHDKSLPGTPDIVIKKYKLAIFVDGEFWHGFDWRNNRNRIKSNRLFWIPKIERNMQKDERVNRALRDMGYTVFRFWTQDIIKKLPLVLNQIELFLETRRLWK is encoded by the coding sequence ATGCGAACCTATGATGATGATTCGGAAAAAATCTATGTTCCTCGCTTCGAAGAAAAAGCAGGTTTTTACACCAGTCCGAAGCGCAGTTATAATATGTCAAGAATCAAGGCTAAGAACTCCAAGCCAGAACTGATCTTGCGGAAGGCGCTGTGGGCAGAGAATATCCGTTTCCGCTTGCATGATAAATCGCTTCCTGGCACTCCTGATATCGTGATTAAAAAGTATAAACTTGCCATCTTTGTAGATGGTGAATTTTGGCATGGATTCGACTGGAGAAACAACCGCAACCGTATTAAATCCAACCGCCTCTTCTGGATACCGAAGATTGAACGCAATATGCAAAAGGATGAACGTGTCAATAGAGCTCTTCGAGATATGGGCTATACAGTATTCCGCTTTTGGACACAGGATATCATCAAAAAACTACCTCTGGTGCTGAATCAGATTGAACTTTTCTTGGAGACGAGGAGGTTGTGGAAATAA
- a CDS encoding RES family NAD+ phosphorylase — MNCCVHCFADQGLQNRIEAETNGKGDCDFCESSEVSIIACEELSDIFDALFELYVNHPTAVSSLKENKAVSMHEHILRYWPGLFNPTKLKSKGVKQLINQIGRGWVGFNEPLFEQPVELQIYLNGEAEDDSYTIEWDTFASEIKGENRFFISKKLDLELLESTFARFAKTYPAGTRFYRARISDLPLSKEQLGKPPKAVTTPGRANPVGIPYLYISDQEETTLYETRISLHESISIGSFVLTAPLQIISLKNIVDFGPFEIQDKGFDIEEFMLIRPYLLKLEEELSKPVRKQDVNLDYLPTQYLCEYIKSLNFNAVEYRSAMKDGGYNLAVFNDNNLECISVEHYQIKELKYKWN; from the coding sequence ATGAATTGCTGTGTCCACTGTTTTGCCGACCAAGGGTTGCAAAATAGGATAGAAGCTGAGACTAATGGAAAAGGTGATTGCGATTTTTGTGAAAGTAGTGAAGTTAGTATAATCGCCTGTGAAGAGCTATCCGATATTTTTGATGCTTTATTTGAACTCTATGTTAACCATCCTACCGCAGTATCCTCTTTAAAGGAAAACAAAGCGGTCTCCATGCATGAGCACATACTTCGTTATTGGCCCGGCTTATTTAATCCCACGAAGCTAAAATCAAAAGGTGTAAAGCAATTGATTAATCAGATTGGTCGTGGTTGGGTTGGTTTTAACGAACCATTATTTGAGCAACCTGTCGAATTGCAAATCTATCTCAATGGAGAAGCCGAAGATGACTCCTACACGATAGAATGGGACACATTTGCCAGCGAGATAAAAGGAGAGAATCGCTTTTTTATTTCAAAGAAATTAGATTTGGAACTATTAGAATCTACATTTGCTCGGTTTGCAAAGACCTATCCGGCAGGAACTCGTTTTTATCGTGCACGCATCAGCGATCTCCCCCTTTCAAAAGAACAATTAGGTAAACCTCCTAAAGCCGTTACAACACCTGGGCGAGCTAATCCTGTTGGAATTCCTTATCTCTACATTTCAGATCAAGAGGAAACGACACTTTATGAAACTCGTATCTCTTTGCATGAATCTATCAGTATCGGAAGTTTCGTTTTGACGGCTCCTCTGCAAATCATCTCACTAAAAAATATTGTTGATTTTGGACCTTTTGAGATTCAGGATAAAGGTTTTGATATTGAGGAATTTATGCTCATTCGACCTTATCTGTTGAAATTGGAAGAAGAGCTTTCAAAACCAGTGCGTAAGCAAGATGTCAATTTAGATTATTTACCGACACAGTATCTGTGCGAGTATATAAAATCTTTGAACTTTAATGCTGTGGAATATAGAAGTGCTATGAAAGATGGGGGATATAATCTAGCAGTATTTAATGACAATAATTTGGAATGTATTTCTGTTGAACATTATCAGATTAAAGAGTTGAAATATAAATGGAACTGA